CGCCGCCGTCTCGCGGCTGCTGGCGGACCGCACCGTCGACGGCATCACGGCGAACGTGGAGCGCGCCCGCGAGTACGCGGAGTCGTCCCCCTCCGTCGTCACCCCGCTGAACAAGTACATCGGCTACGAGGAGGCGGCGAAGGTCGCGAAGAGGTCGCTGGCGGAGCGGCGCACGATCCGCGAGGTGGTGCTGGACGCCGGTTATGTCGAGCGCGGCGATCTCACGCTGGAGCAGCTGGACGAGGCCCTGGACGTCCTCCGGATGACGCAGCCGTGAGACCCGGCCCCGTTCCGGGCGTACGGCGGGCCCGCGCGGTGATCGCGACCGACAAGATCGAGCCGTCCGGGCGCACCTCACAGCGCCCGAGGGGCCCCGGCTCTAAGATCTGCGCATGACAGGTGTGGACGGCATTCGACACTGGGACCGGGGCGAGCGGATTCTCTGGCGCTACCGGGACAACGGCTCCCGGCATGTGCACATCTGCCGGCCGGTGACCGTCGTCGAGGACACCGATGAACTGCTCGCCGTGTGGATGGCGCCGGGCACCGAGTGCGTGAAGCCGGTGCTGGCCGACGGCACTGCCGTGCACCACGAACCGCTCGCCACCCGGTACACGGCGCCGCGCACCACCGCCCGTGCCCACTGGGAGGGCACGGGTGTGCTGAAGCTGGCGCGGCCGGACGAGCCGTGGTCCATCTGGCTCTTCTGGGACCAGGGATGGCAGTTCCGCAGCTGGTACGTGAATCTTGAGGAGCCCCGGCTGCGCTGGGCGGGCGGCATCGACTCCGAGGACCACTTCCTCGACATCTCGGTCTACCCGGACCGCAGCTGGCTCTGGCGGGACGAGGACGAGTTCGCCGAGGCCCAGCGGGTCGGGCTGCTGGACGCCGGCCAGGCGCTGCGGGTGCGGGAGGCCGGGAGCGCGGCGGTCGAGATGATCAAGGAGTGGGGCGCGCCGTTCTCCGCGGGCTGGGAGGACTGGCGGCCCGACCCCCGGTGGTCGGTGCCCGAGCTGCCGGAGGGCTGGGACCGCGCCCCCGAACCGGCAAAGGTCCGGACCAGATGAGGCAAAAACGGCTGGTGGCCGCACGTACCTGGTGATCGCCGGGGCGGGTTCGCCGACGTCGTGAGACCCTTGATGCGCCCCCAGGGTTCAAACGTAGGATCGTCCTCCGCAAGGCTGCGCCTGACCAACGCGCCGCAGGGGTGGCGGAGCTGACTTAGGGTCATGTCGCTGGAGCAACGAGCCGCACGACGCACGACGCACGCGAGAACGATTCGTACGACGAACGAGCCGCAGACAGCAGCAGGACAGCGCACATCAGCCGCTGGACATCGACGAGGGGGTGGAGCCGTGCAGGACGCCTGCCGTGCCGACATCCGCGTTCTCGGGGCCCTTGAAGGCCCTTTCCGCCGCAAGGTACCGATGCCCGGCCGCGAGAGCCCGTGCGGTCACAGACCCGGCGCCCCCTGGACAAGGGTGGCATCACCGGGTCCTGTCCGGCGCCAGACGCCCCGGGCTCATCCGCGAAGATCCGCCGGACAGGACTTAGTCGAATCGGTTGTCTCGCACCACCGGCCCGGACGGACGGAATCCCACGCGTGACGGAGCATCCCACCTCCCATGAAGGCCGGCAGCCCGTGGCTGCCCGGTCCCAGGAACGCACCCGGCCACGGCAGGAGGCGTCCGCCGCCGCCGTACCGCAGCCGTCGGTGCCGCCGGTACCCACGCCCGCGTCCGCGCAGGCCACCGTTCCCCCGGCCG
The nucleotide sequence above comes from Streptomyces sp. NBC_01716. Encoded proteins:
- the fomD gene encoding cytidylyl-2-hydroxypropylphosphonate hydrolase, which codes for MTGVDGIRHWDRGERILWRYRDNGSRHVHICRPVTVVEDTDELLAVWMAPGTECVKPVLADGTAVHHEPLATRYTAPRTTARAHWEGTGVLKLARPDEPWSIWLFWDQGWQFRSWYVNLEEPRLRWAGGIDSEDHFLDISVYPDRSWLWRDEDEFAEAQRVGLLDAGQALRVREAGSAAVEMIKEWGAPFSAGWEDWRPDPRWSVPELPEGWDRAPEPAKVRTR